The Dioscorea cayenensis subsp. rotundata cultivar TDr96_F1 chromosome 8, TDr96_F1_v2_PseudoChromosome.rev07_lg8_w22 25.fasta, whole genome shotgun sequence genome segment NNNNNNNNNNNNNNNNNNNNNNNNNNNNNNNNNNNNNNNNNNNNNNNNNNNNNNNNNNNNNNNNNNNNNNNNNNNNNNNNNNNNNNNNNNNNNNNNNNNNNNNNNNNNNNNNNNNNNNNNNNNNNNNNNNNNNNNNNNNNNNNNNNNNNNNNNNNNNNNNNNNNNNNNNNNNNNNNNNNNNNNNNNNNNNNNNNNNNNNNNNNNNNNNNNNNNNNNNNNNNNNNNNNNNNNNNNNNNNNNNNNNNNNNNNNNNNNNNNNNNNNNNNNNNNNNNNNNNNNNNNNNNNNNNNNNNNNNNNNNNNNNNNNNNNNNNNNNNNNNNNNNNNNNNNNNNNNNNNNNNNNNNNNNNNNNNNNNNNNNNNNNNNNNNNNNNNNNNNNNNNNNNNNNNNNNNNNNNNNNNNNNNNNNNNNNNNNNNNNNNNNNNNNNNNNNNNNNNNNNNNNNNNNNNNNTTATATCAAGCCCTTtgcctaattttttttgttcttattttgatAAAGTTATTTTGATGAAGttatttcttctcttttataatgtttaaaatgCTTATTTAAagcatttattaattatttatcattgaCATTTTTTGCTTTTACCATTTATATcttatgtttaaaatttattgaatcccatgagttatttttttttcttttggtcttAAATTCATGAAGAGTGGACACAAATCTGATTCGTTGGCTATATTTGTCTTAGTTaagaccaaaagaaaaaaacacaactcATACATTCAGTAAATTTTAAACATAAGACATAAGtagtaaaagcaaaaaaaatgcaaatgatTAATGCTTTAAgcatttaaacattataaaaaagaagaattaacCGAACCATTCCTAGCCTTAAAAATTCTTCTTCACTGTTAGATGTTGTTCACTACTAGACGTTGTAAACAATTAAGTCTCTTTGGGAGTGGGAGGAAGGGGGATGATTAGAGAATTGAAGGAAGAAATCTTGGaaacagaaagaaaaaagatgTCTTCTAAAATGTAGAGAAAATAAAAGGAATGTAGTTTCTAGATGTCTTCTAGTTGCTGCTAACTGTCATTTAAATGTagcgttaaaaaaaaaaaaagttaatcttAATAAATTACCATCAACCTCGCATAATTTTATCCCAAAAAAAAGttaagtttattttaaaatatattaatatatgggaaaacatcatctaagtaagtccctagatttgaaatctagggacgttttaaatctaagccgttggatcatcatccgatggttgattgattatatgaacaCTGTATACCTTTTTACTGTTTatgatcactgtacaacactgtagaacgcggtttctactgttcataatgataagagccgtcagattttcatccgatggctactatggacatccctagatttgaaatctagggacgtccctagatgatggatTCTCTTAATATATAACTGTTTGGTTTATTGACATTAGATTCTTTGCTCAAAGTGTTTGTGTGTCACTGAGaagatatatttgaatttcTCCTTACGTaggataaaaatatatgttattaagTTTGCAGAAAATTATTGAGTTTGCAGCTGTGTTTTACACCTGTGCTCCACTCTTGACACATAGTTTGTCcgcattcattaaaaaaaaaaaatcaatcaatataattattatagtttaGCATCTAGTTAACTACCATCaccatatatcatatatatatatatatatatatatatatatatatatatatatatatatataagaatcccattctttttttttatttttttatttttgcggtgatgaatttttttgaagaGTGCATATAAATTTTAGGATGTATGTTTTCATGGTTTCCAGCTGCATATATTTTAAagtttacattaattttattttattttctcaaacaaattttttttttagcaagtggtaatttttatatcaattttttatttttattttttaaaaataaaaaccgtttaatataaaataaatattttgtgagAAAGTCCTTAATCAACTTCAAACATGTGTCCCAACGCGGTGGAGATAAAGACATCCACAGATCCACTTGGGAAAAAACAAAAGCTTGTGGCCATTGTTAGAACATGAACTTAAAGTTAAAGACCTCCACCAACTTTCCCCTGCTTTTGACTTGATTTGCTAATGCAATACAggttgccaaaacaaaataaaaaaataaaaaaagaataataatatgcttgattttattgacttgtttaataaaattaaatttattcatgtatatatatatatatgtatatagtcttatttatatatttgtttatttttattggaattTATGATGAGAAGATATGCCCATGCACTTGATATTTGTATGTggatatattcatatatttgtatataaattaGTTCTCAATCAAAGTTTGGCATTTCTCTATGTGATGTGACTTTGTCACTAAGCTAAAGGCCATATTCAATGTTAATTTTCAAATCATGTGACCTTTTTTTCCAACCGTTGAATTCATTGCCACAAAACTACAGGTTATAAATGCTTTCATTATTACTCTCGTCTTCATTTGTTcaccatttaattttttattttttctttacaatattattattttgttttatataaaatttcattattattattatttttttatttttatttttatttaattgagagCTCATTTGTCATGTAATCCTTGAGAGGTAGTATTTGGGTTTGCTGTGAGATTTTTGTGTGAAAAATAActcttatttttctcttcaGGATCACATGacagatgaaaaaaaaaaatttaatattaaaaaataagtcaaattatcataaatagtatatttttatatttatttatttttcactttgtCCTTGtcaatttctaaaaaattaaacttatttatttttttaaataatttagatttttttttctagagtaggctgtttttttaaaaaaattaatattattgtatGAATAAAAttgcatcaaatatatatatatatatataactttaaataGAACATGCAGAGAATTAATACCATGACCAACTTTCCCCTTACCTCCAAACCTCCCCTCTTAAATGCCCTCCCCTATTACAAATTTACAACCCTTTCCTCTCCCCATCACTTCCTCTATTTATTTCCACTTTCCCATCAAATCCAAAAAGGAAATAGAACCCAAAAACCAACAGTGaataaagtagaaaaaaagaaaaagaaaaaaagaaaaaaacatagcttAAATCTCACAAACCTAAGAACCAAAGAAAGCCCCAAAGAAAACCAAAGAACCAAAGAACCAAAGAAAGCCccaaagaaaaccaaaatcatgaagaagatcatcatcatcctttcccttcttctccttttcctcAACTTCCTCCACTTCCCCACTTCCGCCCGGGAACTCACTTCCACTTCCGATTCCACTTCCGATCCCACTTCCTCACAAAGGAAGTCCACTTCcaaaaccaccaccaccaaaccCGGTGACACCACCGCCGCCGACTCAAGCGGCTTCGGCTTCGACTTCGGCAACATCCCTGACTTCTCCGGCAACGGCTGGAGCAACTACGGCGGAGGCGGCAACTATGGCGGAGGCTACGGCTCCGGCTACGGCGGCCCCGGCGGCGGTTACTCCCACCACGGCGTCGTTAGGCCAAGCGTTGTTTGCACTGAGCGTGGACCGTGCTATAAAAAGCGTGTGACTTGCCCGGCCAAGTGCTTCACTTCATACAGCCACTCCGGCAAGAAcggcggcggcggtggcggtggcggtggtTGCTCCATTGATTGCAAGAAGCACTGTGTTGGTTACTGTtgaactttgtttttttctttttttctctactactatttatatatatataattaatatgtattaattttatatatatatatatataaatatgtgtgtgtttttaagaAACTCTGAGTTATATCTATCATATACAGAGTTATGTAGTATTATGAGAACTGATGTGGATGAATAAAGAGtctctttttattatatatatatatatatatatttgtttatgtatGTATGATTTTGAGGTGCTTGAGTTTGAGGGtgagttttgtttgtttgtatgtttgtttatttgtttggtgGTTGATGTTCTTTATTTGTTGTGCTTGAATGTTTGGATTCATGGAAATCTCTTTGGTTCTTTTGaggagtttttgtttttaacttttttgttgtgaatgtcttcatttttttttgttggcaaACATAAGGGATGAGATTTCTTGTTACAAATTAAGGCATAGTGCTTGTTTTTCTCTCTGTAagtatatttgattttttattttatttttttttgggtggttGTTGAAGGATtagaatggtttttatataatatttttgtatgtttattttttgtatatttattggTAAAGAGTGATATTCTTCATCAATTGTGTGTTATTCTTTCTCTACAAGTGTTTTTCATTTTAAGGTTTGAACGCTAGAGTTAAAGCAAATGTTTAATAACTTTAGATTATAGTAGAATTtgactaaaatatttttttataagtttttttaaaaattattatttcattaattctctcccttttttttaatagaattaatatgtatatatatatagaaaatggtTTCTGCAGGCGTTCGTAGACATTCACAAATAGTAACGgggttgttttggtttttaacggttatgatttatttagttactgtataaataattgattaaacagttaaaattaaattaatgtgcATCTCATTTTTTACGATGTATTGTTTATAAGTACCCATTTTTTATGGTATATTGTTTATAAGTAAATTAATATGAATACTGTTCattccattttttattataaagtacaataattattgtttattaataattaaaaaattgttgaatTTTAATCCAACAATCTAAATTAACGTTCATAGATTATTGACAGAGGATATATAATGTTTTTAGAATGTTATGAGTACTTGTCCAGAAATGGAATTTTTAGTAGGAGTAattttttatagttaaaaattatgtttctaTTTTGAAGAAAACACATTTGTCACCTATTTTGAGACAATTAATTAAGCTTGGGATGTTTTCGGTGAACATGTATTGATTGTTTCATTTACACAATATGATACAATTCATGCCGGGTATGGTACTTATTGCTCCATTCAATCCaagcataaataataaatgttaaatgaaaaagaccaaaatttttttttttatgttattcatTTTAACCTTTACTtatgattgttattatttttatttttaactactATAGATTATCAAAAACACATCActtttaaatacaattttaatgctactatattatttataaattataattcgATTCAAGTATagataattgttttaaaaaaatgtgaaatatatGAAGTTATGCAGATTAAGATAAAGTAAATATTACATTCTCAATAATTTTTCATgtatgattaatatatatatatatatatatataaaccttaaTTTGGCccgtaaaatttttaaaatattccaCGTCTATTCGTGTTATTGcattaaaaatggaaaaataataataatgttacaAAATACTAATTTATACAGTAATTTACTGTGCCTCTAAACTAATCAATTTTGTCTGTTTTGAATCTTTAAtaactttaaatatttttgcttttaaGAAAAAGCTTGAGTTAGATAAGTTTAAAATAGAGGAAACAATTGAGAGGTTGGTTTAGTAATATGGTTggctttgtttcttttattagcCTTAATTAAGCTAGCTCATGAAACAAATTTCCATGAATTATGAACCATACCTTAATTAGAGGGTCTCTTTCAAGCAATAATGTAGTCAAGGGATTGGATGAGAAATTAgcactttaatttattataatcaattttttctCATTCAAATTATACATAATGAATATAtgtactgatatatatatatatatatgtgtgtgtgtgtgtgtgtgtgtgtgtgtgtgtgtttaattattttaattattagtattGAAATCTCTCTTATGCCTTACTTTCATTTTCAGCCTAATATTCACTCATAATGgattatgaaattaatatataaataagagagtttaaatcatatatatatatatatatatacacacataaaaaGAAAGCATCAACATGCGTTAGCAAAATATCCTCAATTGGGTACAGTAAGCAccataaattcattaaaaatttgattaggTTTAGTTTGTTTACCAATATTCatagatttttaatttatgaacgTACACAGATGATtgatgcttatatatataaatatatatattgttttttaattattggtgttataaatttttttatattttactattgTTTTTGGCCTTCTATTTTCTCTCAATGCATTGTGCGACcttctttcatatttgattttattcatcttagtttttctttattttatatatattttgtttaatttcatcttattttatataatttatcaattttattaaataaaaaattcactgAAATTAATGTCATACTCTGTCCtttcttttaaagtttttacTTATTGTAATTTTTGGTATTTCAGCAAAAATTATGTGTGCACACAAccaagcaaagaaaaaaaaaaagcctctcAATTCCTAAATAAGAGAGTtgaaatagttttttaattagcgattatttaaataattattattttttattttttaaaaaaactcttttatAATCTGCTTATTGTTCTCTTTAAactgaaaaaacaaaagattggtCAAACATATATCAATAGAATACCAAAGATACAAATTGTGGTTTTTCTGttttattcatcatttttataactaaataaattggtttttttaatttttttattaaatgaaagcactaaaaaaaattgggtaAAAAATGATGTATACTGTGCCTTAAACTTTAGCGAATGAGCAttctacaatatatatatcattcacaGTGAGACCAATGTTTATAAACCAAAGGCTTTGGTAGGGTATAAACACTAATGAAGAAGTCTAAAATAGATATACATCTATACTGACTATTCATGTATATAATTCatatagtattttattatttatttatttattttcttcaacaTGGTGACATAATTTAGCAACTCGTTCCTCTTTCATTATCTCATAAAttgtttgaaaaaataactTAAGCATTgagtaataatataaataaaacaactatatatatatatatatttaaaaccatATGTTAAATGGTACATTATTTCCTAATCAGatgaaaaatatatctataatcagaattaatattttaaaaataaacgaTCAAACAACAATCAATGAAGTGGTAGtttatcattaaatttataaaaagtgaaaaaattaaaaagaacttGTTCTTAATAAATAATAGTCAATTAAGTCATTGTCAAAAACACATCTATCAACCAAACAATCAAACGCTACCTTACCAAATGgcttcattaattttaaataattcaaaataccCAATTATGTTTACATGGATTCAGTGAACGCCAAGCTAATTACCCTTTCAACAATTGTTAATAATTAGTGATTGATCCTGTCTAACACCATTTTAAACAGTTAATTGTTTATTAACTACCAATCAAGAATgaacatttaataataataaacatattaaaatgaGTAGGTGctcattgtttttatatttttatactttaaaataaCCTCTTGCATTTGTTTAAACACATAACAAGAtagtatatatatctttgtaatATTACACTAAACTCAATAAACAATGTATCATTAGTTCAATGCCTCTTTTGTGATGTTTATTTATctcaaaaattttttaagtattaatttttagatttgatttcTTCCtcgttttcaaaataaaataaaatataaaatgcaaaggttcatgaatcatgataattatatatatatatataaaagaaaacaaaagaaaattaaaatgagTGAGAGTAGTTTAGAAAGGGCTGTTTGACTTGTCCTTGAAGTTGGTGTCCAAGTTAAGGATGGAAAAAATCAATTGCAAGAGCAAACACATTAATAACAATGATTTATTCATAGATTGTGAAAGTGTCAAATGAGACAAAGTCATATCcctgtatattattattatgtcctAATCCTACCCTACCCTATTACATACTTTTTCAAATGACTTTGAAAGTGTCCAAATGGACTCCCACTCTTGGCATCTTCATATTCACTAAATAATCCAATGACATacctctctctatatatattaatataattaacaccttctctttatat includes the following:
- the LOC120267616 gene encoding glycine-rich protein DOT1-like, producing MKKIIIILSLLLLFLNFLHFPTSARELTSTSDSTSDPTSSQRKSTSKTTTTKPGDTTAADSSGFGFDFGNIPDFSGNGWSNYGGGGNYGGGYGSGYGGPGGGYSHHGVVRPSVVCTERGPCYKKRVTCPAKCFTSYSHSGKNGGGGGGGGGCSIDCKKHCVGYC